From Pseudomonas alcaligenes, a single genomic window includes:
- a CDS encoding NAD(P)-dependent oxidoreductase: protein MKIALIGATGYVGAALLEEALNRGHQVTALVRQPQKLPQHERLTAVAADVRDEAALAVQLRGHDAVLSAFNPGWDQADIRAQFIAGSQAIVAATKAAGIKRLLVVGGAGSLFVAPGLQLIDTPDFPAAYKEGAEGARQALNQLRDEQELEWTFLSPAALLQPGPRTGQFRLGGEQLLMDGAAPAHISVADLAVALLDETEQPQHIRQRFTAAY from the coding sequence ATGAAAATCGCCCTGATCGGCGCCACCGGTTACGTCGGTGCCGCCCTGCTCGAAGAAGCCCTCAACCGCGGCCACCAGGTCACCGCCCTGGTGCGCCAGCCGCAGAAACTGCCGCAACATGAGCGGCTCACGGCCGTCGCCGCCGACGTGCGCGACGAAGCCGCCCTCGCCGTCCAGCTGCGCGGCCACGATGCCGTGCTCAGCGCCTTCAACCCCGGCTGGGATCAGGCCGACATCCGCGCCCAGTTCATCGCCGGCAGCCAGGCCATAGTCGCCGCCACCAAGGCCGCCGGGATCAAGCGCCTGCTGGTGGTCGGCGGTGCCGGCAGCCTGTTCGTCGCCCCCGGCCTGCAGCTGATCGACACGCCGGACTTCCCGGCCGCCTACAAGGAAGGCGCCGAAGGCGCGCGCCAGGCGCTCAACCAGCTGCGTGACGAGCAGGAGCTGGAGTGGACCTTCCTCTCCCCCGCCGCCCTGCTGCAGCCTGGCCCGCGCACCGGCCAGTTCCGCCTCGGCGGCGAGCAGCTGCTGATGGATGGCGCCGCCCCGGCGCACATTTCGGTGGCCGACCTGGCCGTCGCCCTGCTCGACGAAACCGAGCAGCCGCAACACATCCGCCAGCGCTTCACCGCCGCCTACTGA
- the bfr gene encoding bacterioferritin: protein MQGSTEVVEYLKDLLRGELAARDQYFLHSRMYQDWGFEKLYVRLNHEMEEETEHADALLKRILFLEATPNMTPKKIHPGANVPDMLRADLKLEYEVREALAKGIALCEKHGDFISREILEVQLHDTEEDHAYWLEQQLGLIDRIGLQNYLQSQAS, encoded by the coding sequence ATGCAAGGCTCGACCGAAGTCGTCGAATATCTCAAGGATCTGCTGCGTGGCGAGCTGGCTGCCCGCGACCAGTATTTCCTCCATTCGCGGATGTACCAGGACTGGGGTTTCGAGAAGCTCTACGTACGCCTCAACCACGAGATGGAAGAGGAAACCGAGCACGCCGATGCCCTGCTCAAGCGCATCCTGTTCCTCGAAGCCACGCCGAACATGACGCCGAAGAAGATCCATCCCGGTGCCAACGTGCCGGACATGCTGCGCGCCGACCTCAAGCTCGAATACGAAGTGCGCGAGGCCCTGGCCAAGGGCATCGCCCTGTGCGAGAAGCACGGCGACTTCATCAGCCGGGAAATCCTCGAAGTGCAGCTGCACGACACCGAGGAAGATCACGCCTACTGGCTGGAGCAGCAGCTCGGCCTGATCGACCGCATCGGCCTGCAGAACTACCTGCAATCGCAAGCCTCCTGA
- a CDS encoding DUF2218 domain-containing protein, with protein sequence MTTFTTSAHVNTDTPARYISRLCKHFAHKLPVSFDEQQGRIEFSAGVALLQADAQGLTLRVESAAREDLERLQGVVASHFERVAWQEALTLDWQPGA encoded by the coding sequence ATGACCACCTTCACCACGTCAGCCCACGTCAATACCGACACCCCGGCGCGCTACATCAGCCGCCTGTGCAAACACTTCGCCCACAAGCTGCCGGTAAGCTTCGACGAGCAGCAGGGCCGCATCGAGTTCTCCGCCGGCGTTGCCCTGCTGCAGGCCGACGCCCAGGGCCTGACCCTGCGTGTGGAAAGCGCCGCCCGCGAAGACCTGGAAAGATTGCAGGGTGTGGTGGCCAGCCACTTCGAGCGCGTCGCCTGGCAGGAAGCGCTGACGCTGGACTGGCAACCTGGCGCCTGA
- a CDS encoding PA4780 family RIO1-like protein kinase encodes MKTPKRLEPLLEDGLIDEVVRPLMSGKEAAVYVVRCGSELRCAKVYKEANKRGFRQAAEYQEGRKTRNSRDARAMAKGSKYGRKEQEDAWQNAEVAALFRLAAAGVRVPKPYDFLDGVLLMEMVDDGSGDAAPRLNDVDLLPEDAREFHSFMIGEIVKMLCAGLVHGDLSEFNVLLDPNGPVIIDLPQAVDAAANNHAFSMLERDVRNMAEYFGQFAPELLYTKYAKEMWALYEEGKLTPDSVLTGQFAEPEESADVDAVMREIRAALAEQARLEALRGAEDAPRDEPPPPPWMQH; translated from the coding sequence ATGAAAACCCCGAAACGCCTGGAACCCTTGCTCGAAGACGGTCTGATCGACGAGGTGGTTCGTCCGCTGATGAGCGGCAAGGAAGCTGCGGTCTATGTGGTGCGCTGTGGCAGTGAGCTGCGCTGCGCCAAGGTCTACAAGGAGGCCAACAAGCGTGGCTTCCGCCAGGCCGCCGAGTATCAGGAAGGGCGCAAGACGCGTAACAGCCGCGATGCGCGGGCCATGGCCAAAGGCAGCAAATACGGGCGCAAGGAGCAGGAGGATGCCTGGCAGAACGCCGAAGTGGCGGCACTGTTCCGCCTCGCTGCGGCCGGTGTGCGAGTGCCCAAGCCCTACGACTTCCTCGATGGCGTGCTGCTCATGGAAATGGTCGACGACGGCAGTGGCGATGCCGCTCCGCGCCTCAACGATGTCGACCTGTTGCCCGAAGATGCCCGCGAATTCCACAGTTTCATGATCGGTGAGATCGTCAAGATGCTGTGTGCCGGCCTGGTGCATGGCGACCTGTCGGAGTTCAACGTACTGCTCGACCCCAACGGCCCGGTGATCATCGACCTGCCGCAGGCGGTGGATGCGGCGGCCAACAACCATGCCTTCAGCATGCTCGAGCGCGACGTGCGCAACATGGCCGAGTACTTCGGCCAGTTCGCCCCGGAGCTGCTCTACACCAAGTACGCCAAGGAAATGTGGGCGCTCTACGAGGAAGGCAAGCTGACCCCGGACAGCGTGCTCACTGGCCAGTTCGCCGAGCCGGAGGAGAGCGCCGACGTCGATGCGGTGATGCGCGAGATTCGCGCCGCCCTGGCCGAGCAGGCGCGCCTGGAAGCGCTGCGCGGGGCCGAGGATGCACCGCGCGACGAGCCACCGCCGCCGCCCTGGATGCAGCACTGA
- a CDS encoding HD domain-containing phosphohydrolase, with the protein MDGILDRADQPLILVVDDTPENLELMSALLMDHYRVKVASSGVKALRIAAGSQPPDLILLDIMMPEMDGYEVCRLLKVNPATADIPVVFLTAKTEVADEQQGFDLGAVDYITKPISPPIVLARVHAQLQLKASADFLRDKSEYLELEVRRRTRDIQRLQEVTIEAMASLAAMRDNPCSRHLARVEPYMTALAKALAYQQPDLAAELGAERCAQLGKSALLHGIGKLVLPDRILLSPVPLQGADLQLLHRHAEAGRDALLAAEAKLGNSTDFLRDARDIVYSQHEHWDGSGYPEGLRGEQIPLAARLMALVGCYEELTSRHPYRQPVNHPEALAQISAASGTRFDPSVVLAFIEVEQDFAGIAMRLADDAASINCELQRLDDSLGESIELTLPPS; encoded by the coding sequence ATGGACGGGATACTCGATCGGGCGGATCAGCCGCTGATCCTGGTGGTGGACGACACCCCGGAGAACCTCGAGCTGATGAGCGCGCTGCTGATGGATCACTACCGGGTCAAGGTCGCCAGCAGCGGGGTCAAGGCGCTGCGCATCGCCGCCGGCAGCCAGCCGCCGGATCTGATCCTGCTCGACATCATGATGCCGGAGATGGACGGCTACGAGGTTTGCCGCCTGCTCAAGGTCAACCCGGCCACGGCGGATATCCCGGTGGTGTTCCTTACGGCCAAGACCGAGGTGGCCGACGAGCAGCAGGGCTTCGACCTCGGCGCGGTCGACTACATCACCAAGCCGATCAGCCCGCCGATCGTCCTCGCCCGTGTGCATGCGCAACTGCAGCTCAAGGCCAGCGCGGACTTCCTGCGCGACAAGAGCGAATACCTGGAGCTGGAAGTGCGCCGTCGCACCCGCGATATCCAGCGCCTGCAGGAAGTGACCATCGAGGCCATGGCCAGCCTGGCGGCCATGCGCGACAACCCCTGCAGTCGCCACCTGGCGCGCGTCGAGCCGTACATGACCGCCCTGGCCAAGGCATTGGCCTACCAGCAGCCGGATCTCGCTGCCGAGCTGGGCGCCGAGCGCTGCGCCCAGCTCGGCAAGTCGGCGCTGCTGCACGGCATCGGCAAGCTGGTGCTGCCCGATCGCATCCTGCTCAGCCCGGTACCGCTGCAGGGGGCCGACCTGCAGCTGCTGCACCGGCATGCCGAGGCCGGGCGCGACGCGCTGCTGGCCGCCGAGGCCAAGCTGGGCAACAGCACCGACTTCCTGCGCGATGCCCGCGACATCGTCTACAGCCAGCACGAGCACTGGGATGGCAGCGGCTATCCCGAGGGCCTGCGCGGTGAGCAGATTCCCCTGGCGGCACGGCTGATGGCCCTGGTCGGCTGCTACGAGGAGCTGACCAGCCGCCATCCCTACCGCCAGCCGGTGAACCACCCCGAGGCGCTGGCGCAGATCAGCGCGGCCAGTGGCACGCGCTTCGATCCGTCGGTGGTGCTGGCCTTCATCGAGGTCGAGCAGGACTTTGCCGGCATCGCCATGCGCCTGGCCGACGATGCCGCCTCGATCAACTGCGAGCTGCAGCGCCTGGACGACTCGCTGGGCGAGAGCATCGAGCTGACCCTGCCGCCCAGTTGA
- a CDS encoding LysR family transcriptional regulator has product MEQLKRMALFATVVDKGSMVGAAEALGMSPSAVSQQIGKLEQVTQVSLLHRTTRKLTLTEAGASFYQSCKQIVELAEQAEQRLAELRDAPVGELRIAAPVGFSGPLLTDALAPLLRAHPGLSLRLFFHDEPIDLIEQRIDLAIRVGAQEDSSLVARPLGDWPMLLCVAPAYLARCGTVQGPAQLSSLDWLSLSHDRAQQLTLLGPGGVQQRLRIESRVACNSILSVRQFTLAGMGVSVQPEPEIRAELASGALLVLLPEWQLAPVGIHIVTPRRDAQPAKVRYAIAALRRSLLAG; this is encoded by the coding sequence ATGGAGCAGCTCAAGCGCATGGCGCTGTTCGCCACCGTGGTCGACAAGGGCAGCATGGTCGGCGCGGCCGAGGCCCTCGGCATGAGCCCTTCGGCGGTCAGCCAGCAGATCGGCAAGCTGGAGCAGGTCACCCAGGTCAGCCTGCTGCACCGCACCACTCGCAAGCTGACCCTGACCGAGGCCGGCGCCAGCTTCTACCAGAGCTGCAAGCAGATCGTCGAACTGGCCGAGCAGGCCGAACAGCGTCTGGCCGAGCTGCGCGATGCGCCGGTGGGTGAGCTGCGCATCGCCGCACCGGTGGGCTTCTCCGGGCCATTGCTCACCGATGCCCTGGCACCCTTGCTGCGCGCCCATCCGGGCCTCAGCCTGCGCCTGTTCTTCCACGACGAGCCGATCGACCTGATCGAGCAGCGCATCGACCTGGCCATTCGCGTTGGTGCGCAGGAAGATTCCAGCCTGGTGGCCCGACCGCTTGGCGACTGGCCGATGCTGCTGTGCGTGGCGCCGGCCTACCTGGCGCGCTGTGGCACGGTGCAGGGGCCGGCGCAGCTGAGCAGCCTGGACTGGCTGAGCCTCAGCCACGACCGCGCCCAGCAGCTCACCCTGCTCGGCCCGGGCGGCGTTCAGCAACGCCTGCGCATCGAGAGCCGGGTGGCCTGCAACAGCATTCTCTCGGTGCGACAGTTCACCCTGGCCGGCATGGGCGTATCGGTGCAGCCGGAGCCGGAGATCCGCGCCGAGCTGGCCAGCGGTGCCCTGCTGGTGCTGCTGCCGGAGTGGCAGCTGGCGCCGGTCGGCATCCATATCGTCACCCCGCGCCGCGATGCGCAACCGGCCAAGGTGCGCTACGCCATCGCCGCGCTACGGCGCAGCCTGCTTGCCGGATAG
- a CDS encoding EamA family transporter — translation MSLPHIFLALLVTLIWGINFVVIKVGLEDFPPLLFCALRFALAALPLLFLRGPLPAPGWRIVQIGVLLGVIKFGLLFVGMHLGMPAGLSSLVLQSQVFFTVLIAALVLGERPGARALAGLALAASGLLLIGVQRPLGDSLLGFALVVLAALAWACSNIATKRSGASDMLRLICWVSLVPVLPLLGLSWLFEGPQAIGAALVHLSWRGVGALLYIAFLATTLGFAIWSFLLRRYPASQVTPFALAVPVSGLLAGWLLLGEALAPLGWLACVLVFGGLAITVVPWRFTRLLKDPAAQ, via the coding sequence ATGTCCCTGCCGCATATCTTCCTGGCCCTGCTGGTGACCCTGATCTGGGGCATCAATTTCGTGGTGATCAAGGTCGGCCTGGAAGATTTCCCGCCGCTGTTGTTCTGCGCCCTGCGCTTCGCCCTGGCGGCGCTGCCGCTGTTGTTCCTGCGCGGGCCGCTACCAGCGCCCGGCTGGCGCATCGTGCAGATTGGCGTGCTGCTCGGGGTGATCAAGTTCGGCCTGTTGTTCGTCGGCATGCACCTGGGCATGCCGGCCGGGCTGTCGTCGCTGGTGCTGCAGAGCCAGGTGTTCTTCACCGTGCTGATCGCCGCCCTGGTGCTCGGCGAGCGGCCCGGCGCACGAGCCCTGGCCGGGCTGGCGCTGGCGGCTAGCGGGCTGCTGCTGATCGGCGTGCAGCGGCCGCTGGGCGACAGTCTGCTGGGTTTTGCCCTGGTGGTGCTGGCAGCCCTGGCCTGGGCCTGCTCGAACATCGCCACCAAGCGTTCCGGGGCCAGCGACATGCTGCGCCTGATCTGCTGGGTCAGCCTGGTGCCAGTGCTGCCGCTGCTGGGGCTGTCGTGGCTGTTCGAGGGGCCGCAGGCGATTGGTGCGGCTCTGGTGCACCTGAGCTGGCGTGGTGTCGGCGCGCTGCTGTACATCGCCTTCCTCGCCACCACGCTGGGCTTCGCCATCTGGAGTTTCCTGCTGCGTCGTTACCCGGCCAGCCAGGTCACGCCGTTCGCCCTGGCGGTGCCGGTATCCGGTCTGCTGGCCGGTTGGCTGCTGCTCGGCGAGGCGCTGGCGCCCCTGGGTTGGCTGGCCTGTGTGCTGGTGTTCGGTGGCTTGGCGATCACCGTCGTGCCGTGGCGTTTTACGCGGCTGCTGAAAGACCCTGCAGCCCAGTAA